The Rhodothermus sp. genome includes a window with the following:
- a CDS encoding pyruvate dehydrogenase complex E1 component subunit beta, producing the protein MAIMQFREAIRAAMIEEMERDERVFLIGEEVGQYDGAYKVSEGMLKRFGPKRVIDTPISEAGFAGLGIGAALNGLRPIVEFMTFNFSFVAFDQLVNNAAKIRYMSGGQFKIPIVFRGPNGAAGQLAATHSTSTESIYSYFPGLKVVAPSNPDDAKGLLKSAIRDDDPVIFLESELMYSMRGEVNEDPEYLIPLGKARIAREGEDVTIVAHSKSYWIAMEVADRLAAEGYSAEVIDPRTIRPFDFDTVVQSIKKTNRCVIIDESNPFASVSSEVAFQIQQRAFDYLDAPVLRVTAKDTPAPYAKNLIEYYMPSADAAYEACKQVMYVD; encoded by the coding sequence ATGGCCATCATGCAGTTTCGGGAGGCCATTCGGGCCGCCATGATTGAAGAAATGGAGCGCGATGAGCGCGTCTTTCTCATTGGTGAGGAAGTCGGGCAATACGATGGGGCTTACAAGGTGAGCGAAGGGATGTTGAAGCGTTTCGGTCCTAAACGCGTGATCGATACGCCAATCAGCGAGGCTGGCTTTGCCGGACTGGGTATCGGGGCCGCACTGAACGGCCTGCGTCCGATTGTAGAATTCATGACCTTTAATTTTTCCTTTGTAGCCTTTGACCAGCTCGTCAACAATGCGGCCAAGATCCGCTACATGTCGGGCGGTCAGTTTAAGATCCCGATCGTTTTTCGCGGCCCCAACGGTGCGGCGGGCCAGCTGGCGGCGACGCACAGCACCTCGACCGAGTCGATCTATTCGTACTTCCCGGGGTTGAAAGTAGTCGCTCCTTCTAACCCGGATGATGCGAAAGGATTGTTGAAGTCGGCTATCCGGGACGACGATCCGGTGATTTTTCTGGAAAGCGAGCTGATGTACAGTATGCGGGGAGAGGTCAACGAAGATCCCGAATATCTTATCCCGCTTGGCAAGGCACGGATTGCCCGCGAAGGGGAAGATGTGACGATCGTAGCGCATTCGAAGAGTTACTGGATTGCCATGGAAGTGGCCGATCGCCTGGCTGCAGAAGGCTATAGTGCTGAAGTGATCGATCCGCGAACGATTCGGCCCTTCGACTTTGATACCGTTGTACAATCCATCAAGAAGACGAACCGCTGTGTGATCATTGATGAGAGCAACCCGTTTGCCAGCGTTTCGTCTGAAGTGGCCTTTCAGATTCAGCAGCGGGCTTTTGACTACCTGGATGCGCCTGTGTTGCGTGTGACGGCCAAAGATACGCCGGCACCTTATGCCAAGAACCTGATCGAATACTACATGCCCAGCGCCGACGCGGCTTACGAAGCCTGTAAGCAGGTCATGTACGTGGACTGA